A single region of the Roseimicrobium gellanilyticum genome encodes:
- the sugE gene encoding quaternary ammonium compound efflux SMR transporter SugE: MSWILLIVAALFEVAWAVGLKFTEGFTRLWPSLGVGVALVVSVALLGWAAKSLPIGTAYAVWTGLGAAGTIVCGILFLGEPMTVNRMVCVGLILAGVIGLKLGE, from the coding sequence ATGTCCTGGATACTCTTGATCGTTGCCGCGTTGTTTGAAGTCGCGTGGGCTGTGGGCCTGAAGTTTACGGAAGGTTTCACCCGCCTGTGGCCTTCACTCGGTGTGGGTGTTGCGCTGGTGGTCAGCGTGGCTCTGCTCGGTTGGGCGGCGAAGTCGCTGCCTATCGGCACTGCTTATGCCGTGTGGACCGGACTTGGCGCTGCGGGCACCATCGTGTGCGGCATCCTCTTCCTTGGCGAGCCGATGACGGTGAACCGCATGGTATGCGTCGGGCTCATCCTCGCGGGAGTGATTGGGTTGAAGCTGGGTGAGTGA
- a CDS encoding beta-ketoacyl-ACP synthase III — protein sequence MSKPCQCSIIGTGSYMPSKVLTNDDLSKMVETSDEWITTRTGIKERRIAADDETTSDMATAAAKQALEAAGVKPEELDLIVVATVTPDMFFPSTACLVQSKLGAKNAIGFDISAACSGFLYALQAARHFLNGGPRMTALVIGAEKLSSLINWKDRNTCVLFGDGAGAVVVRRDDRKTAPGRVLSTVMGSDGTLADLLKVPGGGSACPITAENVALRPNTIYMEGRETFKHAVTRMYQASLDALEQAGVKAEDVKLVIPHQANARIISAIAERLNVPPERTFINVDKYGNTSAATIPVALDEAQRSGRLKSGDILLLVAFGGGFTWASSVVAW from the coding sequence ATGTCTAAACCCTGCCAATGCAGCATCATCGGGACCGGCAGCTACATGCCTTCCAAGGTCCTCACGAATGACGACCTCTCCAAGATGGTGGAGACTTCCGATGAGTGGATCACCACCCGGACCGGCATCAAGGAACGTCGCATCGCTGCCGACGATGAAACCACCAGCGACATGGCCACCGCGGCTGCAAAGCAGGCGCTGGAAGCGGCGGGTGTGAAGCCCGAGGAGCTCGACCTCATCGTCGTGGCCACCGTCACGCCGGACATGTTTTTCCCCTCCACCGCCTGCCTCGTGCAGAGCAAGCTTGGCGCGAAGAATGCCATCGGCTTTGACATCAGCGCTGCGTGCTCTGGTTTCCTCTATGCCCTGCAGGCAGCACGCCATTTCCTCAATGGCGGCCCACGCATGACCGCGCTCGTGATTGGTGCGGAAAAGCTCAGCAGCCTCATCAACTGGAAGGATCGCAACACCTGTGTGCTCTTCGGCGATGGCGCTGGTGCTGTGGTGGTGCGTCGCGACGACCGCAAGACCGCGCCCGGACGTGTGCTCTCCACCGTGATGGGCAGCGATGGCACGCTGGCGGATCTTCTCAAGGTGCCCGGCGGCGGCTCTGCCTGCCCCATCACCGCGGAGAACGTAGCCCTGCGTCCCAACACAATCTACATGGAAGGTCGCGAGACCTTCAAGCATGCCGTGACCCGCATGTACCAGGCCAGCCTCGACGCCCTGGAGCAGGCAGGCGTGAAGGCGGAAGACGTGAAGCTCGTGATTCCCCACCAGGCGAACGCGCGCATCATCTCCGCCATCGCCGAGCGTCTCAATGTCCCGCCGGAGCGCACTTTCATCAACGTGGACAAATACGGCAACACCAGCGCCGCTACCATCCCCGTGGCCCTCGATGAAGCCCAGCGCAGCGGCCGCCTGAAGAGTGGAGACATCCTTCTTCTCGTCGCCTTCGGCGGCGGCTTCACATGGGCCAGTTCCGTGGTGGCGTGGTAA
- the plsX gene encoding phosphate acyltransferase PlsX has protein sequence MKIVLDAMGGDIAPKNPIGGLKLALETLKDVEKFYITGPKDALEAELDAQRVGQRERIEIVPANQVVDMHDSGLDAVRKKKNSSITVAVDLVKQGQAQAVVSAGHTGASVTAGTLMLGRLEGVDFPGIASPMPNEHGVCYILDAGANPDATARHLVQYAIMGSTYAQYVHGRSSPVVGLMNVGEEDSKGNLLVKEAFGLLKKAPVNFKGNVEGHDIFETELDVIVCDGFTGNVVLKSCEATAKAMFTWLKREIESSFVRKMGALMAQEAFRAVRKRGSYESYGGSPLLGVKGVVIIGHGSSSPVAIMNALRVGMEAVTHEVNPHIQTAITSHVFAHV, from the coding sequence ATGAAGATCGTCCTCGATGCGATGGGCGGCGACATAGCGCCCAAGAATCCCATTGGAGGGCTGAAACTTGCCCTGGAGACTCTCAAGGACGTTGAGAAGTTCTACATTACCGGGCCAAAGGATGCTCTGGAAGCGGAGTTGGACGCCCAGCGGGTGGGTCAGCGTGAGCGCATTGAGATTGTACCCGCCAATCAGGTGGTGGACATGCACGACTCCGGCCTGGATGCCGTGCGCAAGAAGAAGAATTCCTCCATCACCGTCGCGGTGGACTTGGTGAAGCAGGGCCAGGCGCAGGCGGTTGTCAGCGCGGGGCATACAGGAGCCTCCGTTACCGCCGGCACTCTCATGCTGGGCCGCCTGGAGGGCGTGGATTTCCCTGGCATCGCCAGCCCCATGCCCAATGAGCATGGCGTCTGCTACATTCTGGATGCCGGCGCCAATCCGGATGCCACGGCCCGCCATCTCGTGCAATACGCCATCATGGGCTCCACCTATGCCCAGTACGTGCACGGCAGATCCTCGCCCGTTGTGGGCCTCATGAATGTGGGGGAGGAGGATTCCAAGGGGAATCTGCTGGTGAAGGAGGCCTTTGGCCTGCTGAAGAAGGCCCCCGTCAATTTCAAAGGCAACGTCGAGGGCCACGATATCTTCGAGACCGAGCTGGACGTCATCGTGTGTGACGGATTCACCGGCAACGTGGTGCTCAAGAGCTGCGAGGCCACCGCGAAGGCCATGTTCACCTGGCTGAAGCGGGAGATTGAATCTTCCTTTGTCCGCAAAATGGGCGCGCTCATGGCCCAGGAAGCTTTCCGCGCCGTCAGGAAGCGCGGCAGTTACGAATCTTACGGTGGCAGCCCCCTTCTGGGCGTGAAGGGCGTAGTCATCATCGGGCATGGCAGCAGCTCGCCCGTCGCGATCATGAACGCACTCCGTGTGGGCATGGAGGCCGTGACGCACGAGGTCAATCCGCATATCCAGACCGCCATTACTTCCCACGTTTTCGCACATGTCTAA